One genomic region from Sphingobacterium multivorum encodes:
- a CDS encoding class I SAM-dependent methyltransferase produces the protein MNSKQLISREIELFYDKVSEETRLDKGMGVFEFERIKSLIEKYIIASPLTIIDIGGGTGKYSEWLAKKGHRVHLVEPVTKHLKIARDRANKLKNKFAVHKGESRKLEFSNNYADLIILHGPLYHLQEKEDRDLTICEAKRVLKNNGVILGFAINYTASTLVGLLNGLIHKKSFFEMCKEELTLGKHNPPPDFPWLLAEAFYHRPEQLKNEFLNQQLTYLNTYAVEGLAWLDKDFFANMQNYQRRRVLMELIQITENDSYLLPFSPHMMIAVQKTYNHGK, from the coding sequence ATGAATAGTAAACAATTAATAAGTAGAGAAATAGAGTTGTTCTACGATAAAGTATCGGAAGAAACCAGACTTGATAAGGGAATGGGAGTATTTGAGTTTGAAAGAATAAAATCACTTATTGAAAAATACATCATCGCTTCACCATTAACCATAATTGATATCGGTGGTGGCACAGGGAAGTATTCGGAATGGCTTGCAAAGAAAGGACATCGAGTTCATTTGGTAGAGCCCGTTACAAAACATTTAAAAATAGCCCGCGACAGAGCTAATAAATTGAAAAACAAATTTGCTGTGCACAAAGGAGAATCTCGAAAATTAGAGTTCTCAAATAATTATGCCGACCTTATTATACTACACGGTCCACTTTATCATCTTCAAGAGAAAGAGGACCGGGATTTAACCATTTGTGAAGCCAAACGAGTTTTGAAAAACAACGGCGTTATATTGGGGTTTGCCATTAATTATACTGCATCCACTTTGGTAGGTCTTTTAAATGGGTTAATCCACAAAAAGTCATTTTTTGAAATGTGTAAGGAAGAACTAACACTTGGCAAACATAATCCGCCCCCTGATTTCCCTTGGCTTTTAGCAGAAGCATTTTATCATAGGCCCGAACAATTAAAGAATGAATTTTTAAATCAACAATTAACCTATTTAAATACGTATGCAGTTGAAGGTTTGGCATGGTTGGACAAAGACTTTTTTGCCAATATGCAGAACTACCAACGGCGGAGAGTACTCATGGAGCTTATTCAAATTACTGAAAATGATAGCTACCTTCTTCCATTCAGTCCACATATGATGATAGCGGTACAAAAAACATATAACCATGGAAAATAA
- a CDS encoding MGMT family protein, with the protein MDEQFKQQIYELAKLIPNGRVTTYGSIAKALGYPNHSRHVGKAMGGCPSDVPAHRVVSSGGTLAVPEFQERLEAEGLVVNNLRIKDFRKLFWDPMDEIID; encoded by the coding sequence ATGGATGAGCAATTCAAACAGCAGATATATGAGTTGGCCAAACTGATTCCGAATGGTAGAGTGACGACCTATGGGTCGATAGCAAAAGCCTTGGGCTATCCAAATCATTCGCGACATGTCGGAAAGGCTATGGGAGGATGTCCCAGCGATGTACCCGCCCACCGTGTTGTATCCAGTGGCGGCACGCTTGCAGTGCCTGAATTTCAAGAACGGCTTGAAGCCGAGGGGCTTGTTGTCAATAATTTACGGATCAAGGACTTTAGAAAGCTGTTTTGGGATCCGATGGACGAAATAATCGATTAA
- a CDS encoding DUF1697 domain-containing protein has protein sequence MKYCAFLRGVNVKGTNMKMSDVCQVFKDAGVTDVTSVLASGNIVFSSDKAPASLKQLLEDSMSAYFSYEAFLFIRSQEEVELLQANIPFEIHTDFHVYAFVGTTGVETILMDEFSNSTHVPGETGEIVDTVFYWRVPKGNTLDSSFGKVLGKKNLKDKMTSRNINTFEKILKKMG, from the coding sequence ATGAAATACTGTGCTTTTCTACGCGGCGTCAATGTGAAGGGAACCAATATGAAGATGTCAGATGTCTGTCAGGTTTTTAAGGACGCCGGTGTAACGGACGTTACTTCGGTACTGGCTTCTGGAAATATTGTTTTTTCGTCGGACAAAGCGCCCGCCTCGCTCAAGCAGTTACTGGAGGATTCCATGTCGGCATATTTTTCTTATGAAGCTTTTTTGTTCATCCGATCACAGGAAGAAGTGGAATTGCTGCAGGCAAATATTCCTTTTGAAATACATACGGACTTCCATGTCTATGCTTTTGTAGGGACAACAGGTGTCGAAACAATACTGATGGATGAATTCAGCAATTCGACACATGTGCCGGGAGAGACGGGAGAAATTGTCGATACGGTCTTTTATTGGCGAGTACCCAAGGGCAATACCTTGGATTCCAGCTTCGGAAAGGTGTTGGGGAAAAAGAATCTAAAAGATAAGATGACAAGCCGGAATATCAACACCTTTGAAAAGATATTGAAAAAAATGGGTTAA